One Pectobacterium colocasium DNA segment encodes these proteins:
- the pelB gene encoding pectate lyase PelB — translation MKYLLPTAAAGLLLFAAQPAMAANTGGYATTDGGDVSGAVKKTARSLKEIVDIIEAAKVDSKGQKVKGGAYPLIITYNGNEDSLIKAAEKNICGQWSKDARGVEVKEFTKGITIQGTNGSSANFGIWIINSSNVVVRNMRFGYMPGGAQDGDAIRIDNSPNVWIDHNEIFAKNFECKGTPDDDTTFESAVDIKKGSTNVTVSYNYIHGIKKVGLSGASNSDTGRNLTYHHNIYRDVNSRLPLQRGGLVHAYNNLYDGITGSGFNVRQKGIALIESNWFENALNPVTARNDSSNFGTWELRNNNITKPADFSKYNITWGKPSSPHINADDWKSTGKFPSISYKYTPVSAQCVKDKLANYAGVGKNLAVLTAANCK, via the coding sequence ATGAAATATCTATTGCCTACGGCAGCAGCCGGATTGTTACTTTTCGCTGCTCAGCCAGCCATGGCCGCAAATACGGGCGGTTATGCCACCACGGATGGTGGAGACGTTTCCGGTGCCGTAAAAAAGACTGCACGTTCTCTGAAAGAGATTGTGGATATCATTGAAGCCGCAAAAGTGGATTCAAAAGGCCAAAAAGTCAAAGGCGGCGCGTATCCGCTTATCATCACCTATAACGGTAATGAAGACTCGCTAATCAAAGCGGCCGAAAAAAATATCTGCGGTCAGTGGAGTAAGGACGCGCGCGGCGTAGAAGTCAAAGAGTTTACCAAAGGGATCACCATTCAGGGCACCAATGGCTCATCCGCCAACTTCGGTATCTGGATTATCAATTCATCCAACGTTGTCGTACGTAATATGCGTTTTGGCTATATGCCGGGCGGCGCGCAAGACGGCGATGCCATTCGTATTGATAACTCGCCGAACGTCTGGATTGACCACAATGAGATCTTTGCCAAAAACTTTGAGTGTAAAGGCACGCCAGACGATGACACCACTTTTGAATCGGCCGTCGATATCAAGAAAGGGTCAACTAACGTCACGGTATCCTACAACTACATCCACGGCATTAAAAAAGTGGGTCTGAGTGGTGCAAGCAATTCGGATACGGGTCGTAACCTAACTTATCATCACAATATTTATCGTGATGTTAACTCACGTCTGCCGCTACAGCGTGGCGGGCTGGTTCATGCGTACAACAACCTGTATGACGGCATCACGGGTTCAGGCTTTAACGTCCGCCAGAAAGGGATCGCGCTGATCGAAAGCAACTGGTTTGAAAATGCGCTTAATCCGGTGACAGCACGTAACGACAGCTCCAACTTCGGTACCTGGGAGTTGCGCAACAACAACATCACCAAACCGGCAGATTTTTCTAAATACAACATAACGTGGGGTAAGCCTTCCTCTCCGCATATTAATGCGGATGACTGGAAAAGCACCGGAAAATTCCCTTCCATCTCTTATAAATACACCCCAGTTTCTGCACAGTGCGTGAAGGATAAACTGGCAAACTATGCAGGCGTAGGTAAGAATCTGGCGGTACTGACTGCAGCTAACTGTAAATAA
- the pelC gene encoding pectate lyase PelC has protein sequence MKYLLPSAAAGLLLLAAQPTMAANTGGYATTDGGDVAGAVKKTARSMQDIIDIIEAAKLDSNGKKVKGGAYPLVITYNGNEDALIKAAENDICGQWKKDARGVEIKEFTKGITIIGTNGSSANFGIWLVKSSDVVIRNMRFGYMPGGAQDGDAIRIDDTPNVWIDHNEIFAKNFECAGTKDGDTTFESAIDIKKASTNVTVSYNYIHGIKKVGLSGFSSSDTGRDLTYHHNIYNDVNARLPLQRGGKVHAYNNLYTGITSSGLNVRQNGIALIERNWFENAKNPVTSRYDGSNFGTWDLRNNNVMSPADFAKYNITWDKDSKPYVNAEDWKSTGTFPSLPYSYSTVSPQCVKDKLANYAGVGKNLAVLTAASCN, from the coding sequence ATGAAATACCTACTGCCTTCTGCAGCCGCTGGGCTGTTATTACTTGCAGCCCAACCGACGATGGCGGCAAATACGGGCGGTTACGCTACCACTGATGGTGGTGACGTTGCCGGTGCCGTGAAAAAAACTGCACGTTCCATGCAAGACATCATTGATATCATCGAAGCCGCGAAGCTGGATTCCAATGGTAAGAAAGTCAAAGGGGGCGCTTACCCACTCGTCATCACCTATAACGGTAATGAAGACGCGCTGATTAAAGCCGCAGAGAACGATATCTGCGGTCAGTGGAAGAAAGACGCACGCGGTGTGGAAATCAAGGAGTTTACCAAAGGGATTACCATTATCGGAACTAATGGGTCTTCCGCCAACTTCGGAATTTGGCTGGTTAAATCATCCGATGTCGTCATCCGTAATATGCGTTTTGGCTACATGCCGGGCGGCGCGCAGGACGGTGATGCCATTCGTATCGATGACACCCCGAACGTCTGGATTGACCACAACGAGATCTTCGCGAAAAATTTTGAATGCGCGGGAACAAAAGACGGTGACACGACATTCGAATCTGCGATTGATATCAAGAAAGCCTCAACCAACGTCACCGTGTCGTACAACTACATTCACGGCATCAAAAAAGTGGGCCTGAGCGGCTTCAGCAGCAGCGATACGGGCCGTGACCTGACTTACCATCACAATATTTACAACGACGTTAACGCTCGCCTCCCACTGCAACGTGGCGGTAAAGTTCACGCCTACAACAACCTGTATACCGGCATCACCAGTTCTGGCCTGAACGTGCGTCAGAATGGGATTGCGCTGATCGAACGTAACTGGTTCGAAAATGCGAAAAACCCGGTGACCTCACGTTACGACGGATCCAATTTTGGTACCTGGGATCTGCGTAATAACAACGTTATGAGCCCTGCTGACTTCGCGAAATACAACATCACCTGGGATAAAGATTCCAAGCCCTACGTGAATGCTGAAGACTGGAAGAGCACTGGCACGTTCCCTTCTCTTCCTTACAGCTACTCTACCGTTTCTCCACAGTGCGTGAAGGATAAACTGGCGAACTATGCAGGGGTGGGCAAAAACCTTGCTGTCCTGACGGCAGCAAGTTGTAACTAG
- the pelZ gene encoding pectate lyase PelZ produces MKRSLLFAALFSAGLVFSVAVPMASAATPAAPELKGFGTDTVAGSGGRIIRVTTLASSGVGSLREALAAKGPRIIVFEVGGIIDLNKSDLRLTEPFVTIAGQTAPSPGITIIRGGMGISTHDVLMQHIRFRIGDAGTGKKSGFERDVSINGKDAYNVVIDHSSFAWGTDENLSISGPRYDGPQGTAHRITLSNNIVAEGLYDSAHTKGIHSMGTLVHDNVTDVSIIGSLYAHNNERNAWFKAGSTGVMVNNLIYNPGIWGIRVGGVKAEWEGKTMPASPRVSVAGNVMHYGANTKAGLGLVGSNSSGDVWMSDNLAYDANGKAAPQIWGSGINLLKVSPIWPSGLTASSASAVTNQVLQSAGARPKDRDAVDQRIVDNFKQRKGNFVNSQEEVGGYPVATATYRQLNVPSTGVDAWLQQMAKALE; encoded by the coding sequence ATGAAACGTTCTCTTCTGTTCGCCGCACTGTTCAGCGCTGGCTTAGTATTCAGTGTTGCCGTACCGATGGCTAGCGCCGCCACACCGGCAGCACCAGAGTTGAAAGGATTCGGAACCGATACCGTTGCAGGTAGCGGTGGGCGTATTATTCGCGTCACAACGCTGGCCTCTTCTGGAGTTGGTTCACTTCGGGAAGCCCTGGCCGCTAAAGGGCCACGCATTATTGTTTTTGAGGTTGGCGGGATTATCGATCTGAATAAAAGCGACCTCCGGTTAACGGAGCCGTTTGTCACCATCGCTGGCCAGACGGCCCCCTCTCCCGGCATCACCATCATTCGGGGCGGAATGGGCATTAGCACTCATGATGTGCTCATGCAGCACATCCGTTTTCGCATCGGCGATGCCGGTACGGGTAAAAAAAGCGGCTTTGAACGCGATGTTTCAATCAACGGTAAAGATGCCTACAACGTCGTGATCGATCACTCGAGTTTTGCGTGGGGGACAGACGAAAATCTGTCTATTTCCGGTCCACGCTATGACGGCCCACAGGGAACCGCACACCGCATCACACTTTCAAATAATATTGTTGCTGAAGGCTTATACGACTCGGCTCACACCAAAGGCATCCACTCGATGGGCACGCTGGTTCACGATAACGTGACTGATGTGTCAATCATTGGCAGCCTGTATGCGCACAACAACGAGCGCAACGCCTGGTTCAAGGCTGGCTCAACGGGTGTCATGGTCAATAACCTGATCTACAACCCCGGCATTTGGGGCATTCGCGTTGGTGGCGTTAAGGCTGAGTGGGAAGGGAAAACCATGCCCGCCAGCCCACGCGTTTCCGTTGCGGGTAACGTGATGCACTACGGTGCCAATACCAAAGCCGGTTTAGGATTGGTAGGAAGCAACAGCTCCGGCGATGTCTGGATGTCAGACAACCTCGCTTACGATGCCAACGGAAAAGCGGCACCACAAATCTGGGGCAGCGGGATTAATTTACTCAAGGTCTCCCCTATTTGGCCTTCAGGTTTAACAGCATCGTCCGCCAGCGCCGTCACCAATCAGGTGCTACAAAGCGCAGGCGCACGCCCCAAAGATCGTGATGCTGTCGATCAGCGTATCGTGGACAATTTCAAACAGCGGAAAGGCAATTTCGTGAACAGCCAGGAAGAGGTTGGCGGCTATCCCGTTGCGACGGCAACCTACCGTCAGTTGAACGTGCCGAGCACGGGTGTGGATGCCTGGCTACAGCAGATGGCAAAAGCGCTGGAATAA
- the ppiA gene encoding peptidylprolyl isomerase A, with translation MFKRTLVAAAALISLTAFSPAFAASNATTRVLLTTSAGNIELSLDNQKAPVSVKNFVEYVNNGFYNGTTFHRVIPGFMVQGGGFSGEMSQKATNAPIKNEADNGLRNQRGTIAMARTAEKDSATSQFFINVADNAFLDHGQRDFGYAVFGKVVKGMEVVDKISQVPTKNVGPYQNVPTTPIVIQSAKVLP, from the coding sequence ATGTTCAAACGTACTCTGGTTGCCGCGGCAGCCCTTATTTCACTGACGGCATTCTCTCCGGCCTTTGCGGCTTCCAACGCCACCACGCGTGTGCTGTTGACGACGTCTGCGGGCAATATCGAACTGTCTTTAGATAACCAAAAAGCACCAGTTTCGGTAAAAAATTTCGTCGAGTACGTTAACAATGGTTTTTATAACGGGACGACATTTCACCGTGTCATCCCTGGTTTTATGGTGCAGGGCGGTGGCTTTTCTGGCGAAATGAGCCAAAAAGCGACGAATGCGCCGATCAAAAATGAAGCCGACAACGGCCTGCGTAACCAGCGTGGCACGATCGCGATGGCGCGTACCGCAGAAAAGGATAGCGCCACCAGCCAGTTCTTTATCAACGTTGCAGACAACGCGTTCCTCGATCACGGCCAGCGTGATTTTGGCTACGCCGTGTTTGGTAAAGTGGTGAAGGGGATGGAAGTGGTAGATAAGATCTCTCAGGTACCAACGAAGAACGTCGGGCCTTACCAGAATGTGCCGACTACGCCTATCGTGATTCAGTCCGCGAAAGTGCTGCCCTGA
- a CDS encoding ABC transporter ATP-binding protein — MIEVNNLNLSFGHGSAKNQVLYDVNLTVNDGDIFGLVGESGSGKTTVLKCLAGLFNHWEGTLLIDGKQLAHRIEQARCRQVQMVFQDPYGSLHPRHTVEAILEEPLSIHRFDDRDDRIDSLLEKVGLGTNFRRRYPHQLSGGQRQRVAIARALILEPRVLLLDEPTSALDVSVQAEILNLLMELQQQEKLTYLMVTHDLGVISHLCHKVAVMQYGKILETLETDDLTSDVPKDAYTSMLVDASRQYSRDLAVRSERMG, encoded by the coding sequence ATGATCGAAGTGAATAACCTGAATCTCTCTTTTGGTCATGGCAGCGCGAAGAATCAGGTGTTGTATGATGTGAACCTCACCGTCAACGATGGCGATATCTTCGGTCTGGTGGGGGAGTCTGGCTCTGGTAAAACCACGGTGCTGAAGTGTCTGGCCGGGTTATTTAATCATTGGGAAGGCACGCTGCTGATTGACGGGAAGCAACTGGCGCACCGGATCGAACAGGCGCGCTGTCGGCAAGTGCAGATGGTGTTCCAGGATCCGTACGGATCGCTGCATCCCCGTCATACCGTGGAAGCCATTCTGGAAGAACCACTGTCGATCCACCGTTTTGACGATCGTGACGATCGTATCGACAGCCTGCTGGAGAAAGTGGGGCTGGGAACGAACTTCCGTCGTCGCTACCCGCACCAGCTTTCGGGCGGGCAGCGTCAGCGTGTGGCAATTGCCCGTGCGCTGATTCTGGAGCCTAGAGTTCTGCTGCTGGATGAGCCGACGTCGGCGCTGGATGTGTCGGTGCAGGCGGAAATTCTCAACCTGCTTATGGAGTTGCAGCAGCAGGAAAAGCTGACCTACCTGATGGTGACACATGACTTGGGCGTGATTTCCCATTTGTGTCATAAAGTGGCGGTGATGCAGTACGGCAAGATACTGGAAACGCTGGAAACTGACGACCTGACTAGTGATGTGCCGAAGGATGCGTATACCTCAATGCTGGTGGATGCCAGCCGTCAGTACAGCCGCGATCTGGCGGTGCGCTCGGAGCGCATGGGCTAG
- a CDS encoding ABC transporter ATP-binding protein has protein sequence MTSSIPELNKFSQRAPGSSPLMEVENLRVSFVNRGAVTDAVRGVSFRLGCEKLAIVGESGSGKSTVGRALLQLHPHSARITADKLRFGDTDLLKADEARMRQIRGKRISMIMQDPKYSLNPVVCVGDQIAEAYLAHHKVSHREAKEKVMAMLDVVRIRQPERVYHLYPHEISGGQGQRIMIAMMLITEPEIVIADEPTSALDVSVRLQVLAMLDDLVSERGLGLIFISHDINLVRSFCDRVLVMYAGRVVESIAAADLDNAQHPYTRGLLNSLPDIDHRRPRLPVMNRDPAWING, from the coding sequence GTGACATCCTCGATCCCAGAACTGAATAAGTTTTCTCAACGTGCGCCGGGAAGCTCGCCCCTGATGGAAGTGGAAAATCTGCGGGTGAGTTTCGTGAATCGCGGGGCGGTGACCGATGCCGTGCGCGGCGTATCCTTCCGGCTTGGCTGTGAAAAGCTGGCGATTGTCGGTGAATCCGGCTCCGGTAAGTCGACAGTCGGCCGGGCGCTGTTGCAGTTGCATCCGCACAGTGCGCGGATTACGGCGGACAAACTGCGTTTCGGCGATACCGATCTGCTGAAAGCGGATGAGGCGCGGATGCGTCAGATTCGCGGCAAGCGTATCTCCATGATTATGCAAGACCCAAAATACTCGTTGAATCCGGTAGTATGCGTCGGCGATCAGATTGCTGAAGCCTATCTGGCGCACCATAAAGTGTCGCACCGTGAGGCGAAGGAAAAGGTCATGGCGATGCTGGACGTGGTGCGGATTCGTCAGCCAGAGCGCGTCTATCATTTGTATCCTCATGAAATCTCGGGCGGGCAGGGGCAGCGCATCATGATTGCGATGATGCTGATTACGGAACCCGAAATCGTGATTGCCGATGAGCCGACCTCGGCGCTGGATGTGTCTGTGCGCTTGCAGGTGCTGGCAATGCTGGATGATTTGGTGAGCGAGCGCGGTCTGGGGCTGATTTTCATTAGTCACGACATCAATCTGGTACGCAGCTTCTGCGATCGGGTGCTGGTGATGTACGCCGGGCGCGTCGTGGAATCCATTGCCGCTGCCGATCTCGACAACGCACAGCATCCGTACACGCGTGGGTTGCTGAATTCGTTGCCGGATATCGATCACCGCCGTCCGCGTTTGCCGGTAATGAATCGCGATCCTGCCTGGATCAACGGATAA
- a CDS encoding ABC transporter permease has product MRTPPEKRVSRLRLRGARIGGFLLTMLRNPLTAMGSAIVLMLMLVAIFAPWIATHDPLVQDLANALQAPSAAHYFGTDEFGRDVFSRLVYGSRITLYIVALVSVTVGPIGLALGVVAGYYGGIVDTILMRITDIFISFPSLVLALAFVAALGPGLEHVVIAITLTAWPPIARLARAETLSLRHADFISAVKLQGASSIRILLHHIVPLCLPSVIIRITMNMAGIILTAAGLGFLGLGAQPPDPEWGAMISAGRRYMMECWWLVTIPGLAILINSLAFNFLGDGLRDILDPRTE; this is encoded by the coding sequence ATGCGGACACCGCCGGAAAAACGCGTGAGCCGCTTGCGGCTACGCGGGGCGCGAATCGGCGGGTTTCTCTTGACGATGCTGCGCAATCCGCTGACCGCGATGGGTTCTGCGATTGTGCTGATGTTGATGCTGGTCGCCATTTTCGCCCCGTGGATCGCCACGCACGATCCGCTGGTACAGGACTTGGCTAACGCGTTACAAGCCCCGAGTGCGGCGCACTACTTTGGCACCGATGAGTTTGGGCGCGATGTGTTTAGCCGTCTGGTCTATGGTTCACGTATCACGCTGTATATCGTGGCGCTGGTGTCCGTCACCGTTGGGCCTATCGGGCTGGCGTTGGGCGTGGTGGCTGGGTATTACGGCGGGATTGTCGATACCATCCTGATGCGTATCACCGATATTTTCATCTCTTTCCCCAGCCTGGTGTTGGCGCTGGCGTTCGTTGCGGCGCTTGGCCCTGGTCTGGAGCATGTGGTGATCGCGATTACGCTGACGGCCTGGCCGCCGATTGCCCGTCTGGCAAGGGCGGAGACGCTGTCGCTGCGTCACGCGGACTTTATTTCTGCTGTGAAGCTGCAAGGGGCATCCTCTATTCGCATCCTGCTACACCACATTGTGCCGCTGTGTCTGCCGTCGGTGATTATCCGTATCACCATGAATATGGCCGGCATCATTCTGACCGCGGCGGGTCTGGGCTTTCTGGGATTGGGGGCGCAGCCGCCCGATCCTGAATGGGGCGCGATGATCTCTGCGGGTCGTCGTTACATGATGGAGTGCTGGTGGTTAGTAACTATTCCGGGGCTGGCGATTTTGATTAACAGCCTGGCGTTCAACTTCCTTGGAGACGGCCTACGTGACATCCTCGATCCCAGAACTGAATAA
- a CDS encoding ABC transporter permease, with translation MVFSDWIKPGGVLRRLAKRLFQVIVTLFGLLILTFVIGRVMPIDPVLAIVGQDADQSTYQQVYQQLGLDRPLYVQFFIYFNSLMHGDLGNALLTGRPVMDDIIRVFPATVELATMAIIVGAGLGVPLGVLAAARRGKWADYVVRFISLAGYSTPIFWVGMMGLLVFYAWLNWVGGAGRVDMAYDGLVENRTGLLLVDSLLAGEWDVFRSALNHLVLPATILGFHSLAYISRMTRSFMLAQLSQEYIITARVKGLSEFRVVWAHAFRNILVQLLTVVALAYGSLLEGAVLIETVFSWPGFGSYLTGSLLLGDMNAVMGCVLLVGLIFVTLNLLSDMLYQIFDPRTNA, from the coding sequence ATGGTTTTCTCTGATTGGATCAAGCCGGGTGGAGTACTGCGTCGTTTGGCAAAGCGTCTGTTTCAGGTGATCGTCACGCTGTTCGGGTTATTAATCCTGACCTTTGTGATTGGCCGCGTGATGCCAATCGATCCCGTTCTGGCTATTGTCGGACAGGATGCCGACCAAAGTACCTATCAACAGGTTTACCAACAGCTGGGGTTGGATAGGCCGCTGTATGTGCAGTTCTTTATTTACTTTAATTCGCTGATGCATGGGGATCTGGGCAATGCGCTCCTGACCGGACGACCGGTGATGGATGACATTATCCGTGTCTTCCCCGCCACCGTTGAGCTGGCGACGATGGCGATTATCGTCGGTGCGGGGCTGGGCGTGCCGCTAGGCGTGCTGGCTGCGGCACGACGCGGTAAGTGGGCGGATTATGTGGTGCGTTTTATCAGCCTGGCCGGTTATTCCACGCCGATATTCTGGGTCGGGATGATGGGGCTGCTGGTGTTCTATGCCTGGCTGAACTGGGTTGGCGGAGCAGGGCGGGTTGATATGGCCTATGACGGTCTGGTGGAAAACCGTACCGGTCTGCTGCTGGTGGATTCGCTACTGGCGGGTGAGTGGGATGTATTCCGCAGCGCGTTGAATCATCTGGTGCTGCCAGCCACGATTCTGGGCTTCCACTCGCTGGCCTATATCAGCCGTATGACGCGCAGCTTCATGCTGGCGCAGCTTTCGCAGGAATACATCATTACCGCTCGCGTGAAAGGGCTGTCTGAGTTCCGTGTCGTCTGGGCGCACGCGTTTCGCAATATTCTGGTTCAGCTTCTGACGGTGGTGGCGCTGGCGTATGGCTCGCTGCTGGAAGGGGCGGTACTGATCGAAACCGTCTTCTCATGGCCGGGCTTTGGTTCCTATCTGACAGGCAGTCTGCTGCTGGGGGATATGAACGCGGTGATGGGGTGTGTGCTGCTGGTCGGGTTGATCTTCGTGACGCTTAACCTGCTGTCGGACATGTTGTATCAAATCTTTGATCCGAGGACGAACGCATGA
- a CDS encoding ABC transporter substrate-binding protein, which produces MKARAILRTLLLGSLCMAATPAILSAKTPDDQLIVGMNMNNMLSLDPAAMTGNEVVGIIVNLYDSLVVLDPANLSNIQPSLAKSWSVSDDGKVITFNLVDNAKFHSGNPVTAQDFAWSMKRLLNLNMAQATTWKSYGFTAENVEKMIRAKDAHSVEIELPKPNDPKLVLYSLATLGSGSVLDSKTVMQHEKNGDWGNGWLTTNEAGSGPFKLDVWQAKDVLRISKVENNWQGDAKMRRVIFRHMTESQALRLMIEKGDIDVASGMSVPDINALKQDKDVVVDEVKKGTLYYVAMSLKNEYFAKPKVREAVRYLIDYDGINNTVMPGYGFYHQRPIQKGMDATLPDPGYKLDVPRAKALLAEAGYPNGFETTLRVLSDQPFLNLATSVQSTLAQAGIKAKIISGTGNQVYGAMRDRKFDMLVGRGGGGVDPHPHSSLRSVVYNPDNSDEAKLTNFQGWRTSFYDKPLNDMIDQALLEKDPQKQKQMYINVQNRYEELFPAIIPVSQMIDSVVLRKDVKGYVPHPSSTTHLREVYKQR; this is translated from the coding sequence ATGAAAGCACGAGCAATACTCCGTACCCTGCTGTTAGGTTCACTCTGCATGGCCGCCACGCCGGCCATTCTATCGGCAAAAACCCCTGACGATCAGCTGATCGTGGGGATGAACATGAACAACATGCTCTCACTCGATCCGGCCGCCATGACCGGTAACGAAGTGGTGGGCATTATCGTCAACCTCTATGACTCGCTGGTGGTGCTGGATCCCGCCAACCTGAGTAACATTCAGCCTTCTCTGGCGAAAAGCTGGAGCGTCAGTGATGACGGTAAGGTCATTACCTTCAATCTGGTGGATAACGCCAAATTCCATTCCGGTAACCCCGTCACGGCGCAAGACTTCGCCTGGTCGATGAAGCGTCTGCTGAACCTCAACATGGCGCAAGCGACGACGTGGAAATCCTACGGCTTCACCGCGGAAAACGTGGAGAAAATGATCCGCGCCAAAGACGCTCACTCTGTTGAAATCGAACTGCCAAAACCGAACGACCCCAAACTGGTGCTCTACTCGCTGGCGACGCTGGGGAGCGGATCGGTGCTGGATAGCAAAACGGTGATGCAGCATGAGAAAAACGGCGACTGGGGCAACGGCTGGCTGACCACGAACGAAGCCGGTTCCGGCCCGTTTAAGCTGGACGTGTGGCAGGCGAAAGACGTACTGCGTATCAGCAAGGTTGAGAACAACTGGCAGGGCGACGCGAAAATGCGGCGCGTGATTTTCCGCCACATGACCGAGTCACAGGCGCTGCGCCTGATGATTGAAAAAGGCGATATTGACGTCGCTTCTGGCATGTCGGTGCCGGATATCAATGCGCTGAAACAAGATAAAGACGTGGTGGTTGATGAGGTGAAAAAAGGCACGCTGTACTACGTTGCAATGAGCCTGAAAAATGAATACTTCGCAAAACCAAAAGTGCGTGAAGCGGTTCGTTACCTGATTGATTACGATGGCATCAATAACACGGTCATGCCCGGCTATGGTTTCTATCATCAGCGCCCCATCCAGAAAGGGATGGATGCGACGTTGCCGGATCCTGGCTACAAGCTGGACGTGCCACGCGCCAAAGCGCTGCTGGCCGAAGCGGGCTACCCAAATGGATTTGAAACCACGCTGCGTGTTCTGTCCGACCAGCCGTTCCTGAATCTGGCGACATCGGTACAGTCCACGCTGGCACAGGCGGGCATCAAAGCCAAAATCATCTCCGGCACCGGTAATCAGGTTTACGGCGCGATGCGCGATCGTAAATTCGACATGCTGGTCGGCCGTGGCGGTGGTGGCGTCGATCCGCATCCTCACTCCAGCCTGCGTTCTGTTGTCTATAACCCGGATAACAGCGACGAAGCCAAACTGACCAACTTCCAGGGCTGGCGCACCTCTTTCTACGACAAACCGCTGAACGACATGATCGATCAGGCGCTGTTGGAGAAAGATCCTCAGAAACAAAAGCAGATGTATATCAACGTGCAGAATCGTTATGAAGAACTGTTCCCGGCCATTATTCCGGTGTCGCAGATGATCGATTCTGTGGTGTTGCGTAAGGACGTGAAAGGCTATGTGCCGCATCCGTCTTCTACGACGCATCTGCGCGAGGTATACAAGCAGCGCTAG
- a CDS encoding mandelate racemase family protein, producing MKIESIDVTVFTYPTRRVSDSAGHSHPGPENQAKMALLTITADDGQKGYAFAPPEVIRPHIVNAFFRKVLIGQNPFDRERLWQDLVHWQRGSANQLTDRALSIVESALWDLQGRVLNMPVHKLLGGYREKVPAYGSTMCGDELEGGLSTPEEYGQFAEKLVQRGYKAIKLHTWMPPVSFAPSPKIDVKACAAVREAVGPDICLMLDGYHWYSRSDALYIGRELQKLDFTWFEEPMEEQSMASYSWLTKSLDIDVIGPESLSGKYFSRADWVKEGACDILRAGVQGVGGLWPCMKVASLAESFGMDCEVHGNGAPNLNVVGAIKNCRWYERGLLHPFLDYDEPAAYLNSIVDPMDDEGFVHLPQRPGLGEDINFDWIEEHTLSKE from the coding sequence GTGAAAATAGAATCAATTGATGTCACCGTCTTCACTTATCCCACACGCCGGGTTTCCGACAGTGCGGGTCATTCACACCCAGGGCCTGAAAATCAGGCGAAGATGGCGCTGTTAACCATCACGGCAGATGACGGTCAAAAAGGTTACGCTTTCGCGCCGCCGGAAGTGATCCGTCCTCATATTGTTAATGCGTTCTTCCGCAAAGTGCTGATTGGGCAGAACCCCTTCGACCGTGAACGCCTCTGGCAGGATCTGGTGCATTGGCAACGCGGTAGCGCCAACCAACTAACCGATCGCGCGCTGTCGATTGTGGAATCCGCACTGTGGGATCTGCAAGGCCGCGTGCTGAACATGCCGGTGCACAAACTGCTCGGCGGCTATCGTGAAAAAGTCCCTGCCTACGGCAGCACCATGTGTGGTGATGAGCTGGAAGGCGGTTTATCTACCCCAGAGGAATACGGCCAGTTCGCAGAAAAGCTGGTGCAGCGCGGCTATAAAGCCATCAAGTTGCACACCTGGATGCCGCCAGTATCGTTCGCGCCAAGCCCGAAGATCGACGTGAAAGCCTGTGCCGCAGTACGCGAAGCAGTCGGCCCGGACATCTGCCTGATGCTGGATGGCTACCATTGGTACAGCCGTAGCGATGCGCTGTATATCGGCCGTGAACTGCAAAAGCTCGATTTCACCTGGTTTGAAGAACCGATGGAAGAACAGAGCATGGCGTCCTACAGCTGGCTGACCAAGAGTCTGGATATTGATGTCATTGGGCCGGAAAGCTTGTCAGGAAAATACTTCAGCCGTGCTGACTGGGTTAAAGAAGGTGCATGCGACATTTTACGCGCGGGCGTGCAGGGCGTGGGCGGTCTCTGGCCGTGTATGAAGGTCGCTAGCCTGGCGGAATCCTTCGGTATGGACTGCGAAGTTCACGGTAACGGTGCGCCAAACCTCAACGTCGTTGGGGCGATCAAAAATTGCCGCTGGTATGAACGCGGCCTGCTGCATCCTTTCCTCGATTACGACGAACCTGCTGCGTATCTGAATTCGATTGTCGATCCAATGGATGACGAGGGCTTTGTGCATCTGCCGCAACGTCCGGGGCTGGGAGAAGATATCAATTTTGACTGGATTGAGGAGCATACCCTAAGCAAAGAATAA